In Geminocystis sp. NIES-3709, a single genomic region encodes these proteins:
- a CDS encoding photosystem II protein Y — protein sequence MDWRLLVVLLPLGVAGGWAVFNIGALALSQAQKFLNKQS from the coding sequence ATGGACTGGAGATTATTAGTTGTTTTATTGCCTTTGGGTGTTGCTGGTGGTTGGGCAGTATTCAATATTGGTGCTTTAGCCCTCTCTCAAGCACAAAAATTCTTAAACAAACAAAGCTAA
- the mnmE gene encoding tRNA uridine-5-carboxymethylaminomethyl(34) synthesis GTPase MnmE, which produces MVKTIIQQETIVAIASAVVPNQGSIGIVRLSGVTALDITQKIFIPQGKPSWESHQILYGYIKNPDTSQIIDEVLVLLMLSPRSFTREDVIEFHCHGGIIPVQQVLELCLEKGARLANAGEFTLRAFLNGRIDLTQAESIAEIVGAKSPQASHIALAGLQGKLAQPIRQMRHSLLDILAEVEARIDFEDDLPPLDETKIKQDLEDSLAQIKRILATKDQGELLRSGIKVAIVGRPNVGKSSLLNAWSKSDRAIVTDLPGTTRDVVESQLVVQGIPIQVLDTAGIRETEDTVEKIGVERSLKAVSQADLILFTIDASTGWTQEDHEIYQQIQELNLILVINKIDIAPSETIKYPSNISQVVTTAVALNKGIQALENAIITTIKKGETTAQDLDIAINQRQAAALTRAKIALNQVQETIDNKLPLDFWTIDLRIAIQALGEITGDDVTESVLDRIFSRFCIGK; this is translated from the coding sequence ATAGTGAAAACAATAATTCAACAAGAAACGATCGTAGCGATCGCATCCGCCGTTGTCCCAAATCAGGGTAGTATAGGCATCGTCAGATTAAGTGGTGTAACAGCGTTAGATATTACTCAAAAAATTTTTATCCCCCAAGGTAAACCGTCATGGGAATCCCATCAAATTCTTTACGGTTATATTAAAAATCCCGACACAAGTCAAATTATTGACGAAGTTTTAGTATTATTAATGCTCTCTCCTCGCTCTTTTACGAGAGAAGATGTCATCGAATTTCACTGTCACGGAGGAATTATACCAGTACAGCAAGTACTAGAATTATGCTTAGAAAAAGGTGCAAGACTTGCTAATGCAGGAGAATTTACCCTAAGAGCTTTTTTAAATGGTAGAATTGATTTAACTCAGGCGGAAAGTATTGCCGAAATTGTCGGGGCAAAATCCCCACAAGCCTCTCATATTGCTTTAGCTGGTTTACAAGGAAAATTAGCTCAACCGATTCGACAAATGCGTCATTCTTTGTTAGATATTTTGGCAGAAGTAGAGGCAAGAATTGATTTTGAGGATGATTTACCTCCCCTTGATGAAACAAAAATTAAACAAGATTTAGAAGATAGTCTAGCTCAAATTAAACGGATTTTAGCCACCAAAGATCAAGGAGAATTATTACGCAGTGGTATTAAAGTAGCTATTGTGGGGCGTCCAAATGTCGGCAAATCCAGCCTTTTAAATGCTTGGAGTAAAAGCGATCGAGCCATTGTCACGGACTTACCCGGAACAACCAGAGATGTGGTAGAATCTCAGTTAGTGGTGCAAGGTATCCCCATTCAAGTATTAGATACCGCCGGAATTCGAGAAACAGAAGACACCGTCGAAAAAATTGGTGTAGAACGATCGCTTAAAGCAGTATCACAAGCAGATTTAATTTTATTTACCATCGATGCTAGTACAGGATGGACTCAAGAAGATCACGAAATTTATCAACAAATTCAAGAATTAAACCTAATTCTTGTCATCAATAAAATTGATATAGCCCCTTCAGAAACGATTAAATACCCCTCTAATATCTCTCAAGTAGTTACTACCGCAGTTGCCCTAAACAAAGGCATACAAGCCTTAGAGAATGCCATTATCACAACAATTAAAAAGGGAGAAACCACCGCCCAAGATTTAGACATTGCGATTAACCAAAGACAAGCCGCCGCCCTCACTCGTGCAAAAATAGCTTTAAATCAAGTACAAGAAACTATTGATAATAAACTCCCCCTCGATTTTTGGACAATTGACTTACGCATTGCTATTCAAGCATTAGGGGAAATAACAGGAGATGATGTAACAGAATCAGTCCTCGATCGTATTTTTAGCCGTTTTTGCATCGGAAAATAA
- the bioF gene encoding 8-amino-7-oxononanoate synthase translates to MSLSEYLSKSLSTIKRANWYRQEKTITGLSGAVIELEGEKLVNFASNDYLGLTCDKRLMDASIEAIYKYGTGSTGSRLLSGHRKLHEDLEHSIAIWKKTEKALVFSSGYSANIGTISALVNQKDLILGDEYNHSSLKNGAKLSQSQVIEYNHNNCLDLTQKLDKNRSNYRHCLIVTDSVFSMDGDLCHLPELIDIANKYDCWLLIDEAHATGIIGKTGAGCLEHFGIKNDNIIQIGTLSKAIGSLGGYVAGSEVLIDFLRNRCPTWIYTTALSPADTAAALKGVEIIRNDSERRSSLWQNITLLKQELNSLNMSFFPSESAILCLKSKTAESALNLSLKLRENGFFVPAIRPPTVPTSRLRFSVMATHQSQHFTTLRSSIECHI, encoded by the coding sequence ATGTCTTTATCAGAATATCTCTCCAAATCTTTAAGTACCATAAAACGAGCCAATTGGTATCGTCAAGAAAAAACCATTACGGGGTTATCTGGTGCAGTAATTGAATTGGAAGGAGAAAAATTAGTTAATTTTGCTAGTAATGATTATCTTGGTTTGACTTGCGATAAGCGTTTAATGGACGCTTCGATCGAAGCTATTTACAAATATGGTACAGGAAGTACAGGATCAAGATTATTAAGTGGGCATCGTAAATTACATGAAGATTTAGAACACTCGATCGCAATTTGGAAAAAGACAGAAAAAGCCTTAGTATTTAGTTCAGGATATAGTGCTAATATCGGTACAATTTCAGCATTAGTGAATCAGAAAGATTTAATTTTAGGAGATGAATATAACCATTCTAGTCTCAAAAATGGGGCAAAATTAAGTCAAAGTCAAGTAATAGAATATAACCATAATAATTGTTTAGATTTAACTCAAAAATTAGACAAAAATCGCTCTAATTATCGTCATTGTCTCATTGTTACAGACAGCGTTTTTAGTATGGATGGTGATTTATGTCATTTACCTGAATTAATAGATATTGCGAATAAATATGATTGTTGGTTATTGATAGACGAAGCTCATGCCACAGGAATTATAGGTAAAACGGGGGCGGGATGTTTAGAGCATTTTGGCATAAAAAATGACAATATCATTCAAATTGGCACATTAAGCAAAGCTATTGGGAGTTTAGGCGGTTATGTGGCAGGTAGTGAGGTTTTAATCGACTTTTTACGCAATCGTTGCCCAACATGGATTTATACCACTGCTTTATCTCCTGCGGATACGGCGGCGGCATTAAAGGGTGTTGAGATTATTCGTAATGACTCAGAAAGACGATCGAGTTTATGGCAAAATATAACCTTATTAAAACAAGAGCTTAATTCATTAAATATGAGCTTTTTCCCTTCTGAATCAGCTATTTTATGTTTAAAGTCAAAAACTGCCGAATCTGCCCTTAATTTGAGCTTAAAACTACGGGAAAATGGTTTTTTTGTTCCCGCTATTAGACCGCCGACAGTACCCACCAGTCGCCTACGTTTTTCGGTGATGGCAACTCATCAATCACAACATTTTACCACCCTAAGAAGTTCGATCGAATGTCATATCTAA
- a CDS encoding ATP-binding cassette domain-containing protein codes for MSDVISIQNLQKSYGKVKALKNISFSVKTGEIFGLLGPNGAGKTSTIRCLTTLAQPDSGDILIDGISAISQPKKVRRKLGYVAQEVAIDKVLTGKELLQLQASLYHLPPQLAQKRIEQLLIVLGLQEYSDRQTGTYSGGIRKRLDLAAGLLHQPQVLVLDEPSVGLDIESRRIVWDFLRQLKQAGTTVLITSHYLEEIDALADRLAIINQGEVIAEGSPSNLKDRLGGDRVTLKIKEFTSLEEAQTAKQKLSQLPFVENIIINEVQGNSLNLIVTPNSNPISKIEQALTEINLPMFSISQSRPSLDDVYLAATGKTLMDAEIEASTHRDLKAEKKQAMK; via the coding sequence ATGAGTGATGTAATTAGTATTCAAAATTTACAAAAGAGTTATGGTAAAGTAAAAGCTCTCAAAAATATCTCATTTTCGGTTAAAACTGGAGAGATTTTCGGTTTATTAGGGCCAAATGGTGCCGGAAAAACTTCTACTATTCGTTGCTTGACGACTCTTGCTCAACCTGATTCTGGTGATATTCTCATTGATGGTATTTCCGCTATCTCTCAACCGAAAAAAGTTAGACGAAAATTAGGTTATGTAGCACAAGAAGTAGCGATCGATAAAGTATTGACAGGTAAAGAATTGTTACAATTACAAGCCTCCCTTTATCATTTACCTCCCCAACTTGCTCAAAAAAGAATAGAACAATTATTGATAGTTTTAGGATTACAAGAATATAGCGATCGACAAACAGGTACATACTCAGGAGGTATTAGGAAACGACTTGACTTAGCCGCCGGTTTACTTCATCAACCCCAAGTGTTAGTTTTAGATGAGCCTTCTGTCGGTTTGGACATTGAAAGTCGTCGCATTGTCTGGGATTTTTTACGTCAACTCAAACAAGCTGGTACAACAGTATTGATTACCAGTCATTATTTAGAAGAAATAGACGCATTAGCCGATCGATTGGCTATTATCAATCAAGGTGAAGTTATTGCCGAAGGTAGCCCTTCTAATTTAAAAGATCGTTTAGGAGGCGATCGTGTTACTCTAAAAATAAAAGAATTTACATCCCTAGAAGAAGCGCAAACTGCCAAACAGAAATTATCGCAACTCCCCTTTGTTGAAAATATTATTATCAACGAAGTGCAAGGAAACTCTCTTAATCTGATAGTCACCCCAAATAGTAATCCTATTAGTAAAATAGAACAAGCATTGACAGAAATTAATTTGCCTATGTTTAGTATCAGTCAATCTCGCCCTAGTTTAGACGACGTTTATTTAGCCGCCACAGGGAAAACCTTAATGGATGCAGAAATCGAAGCATCGACTCATAGGGATTTGAAAGCTGAGAAAAAACAAGCAATGAAATAA
- a CDS encoding TIGR02450 family Trp-rich protein, producing the protein MANKQKFPHLLGSKWTAKQKTWGWRHFEVINRKNEDKWVFAEMKSSCDDSVRFWINAKQLKDRDLWTPGWITLESIKQSTTS; encoded by the coding sequence ATGGCTAATAAACAAAAATTTCCTCATTTATTAGGTTCAAAATGGACTGCAAAACAAAAAACATGGGGATGGCGACATTTTGAAGTCATTAATCGCAAGAATGAGGATAAGTGGGTATTTGCCGAAATGAAATCTTCCTGCGATGATAGTGTAAGATTTTGGATCAATGCTAAACAATTGAAGGATAGAGATTTATGGACTCCCGGATGGATTACCTTAGAAAGTATTAAGCAATCAACTACCTCCTGA
- a CDS encoding DUF721 domain-containing protein: MTLYSIDKLLNVILSQPQWEKQRKFHELTKCWYQVVNHKVAQHARPVSFSNEVLYIATISSAWAQDLNLQRRSLIVKINRRMDSPIEDLDLHFASVKWYQNKTISVDREDDSNEHPSIIISDSLLNLLPPDNPEEALQKWFNTIKKRANQFTICPLCNTHCPEGELKRWGFCAMCFQKQASNS, encoded by the coding sequence ATGACACTTTACTCTATAGATAAACTATTAAATGTTATTCTTTCTCAACCCCAATGGGAAAAACAAAGAAAATTTCATGAATTAACGAAATGTTGGTATCAAGTTGTTAACCATAAGGTAGCACAACACGCCCGTCCTGTTTCTTTTAGCAACGAAGTTTTATATATTGCCACTATTAGCTCAGCATGGGCGCAAGATTTAAACTTACAAAGACGTTCTTTAATTGTTAAAATTAATCGTCGTATGGACTCACCCATCGAAGATTTAGATTTACATTTTGCTTCAGTTAAATGGTATCAAAATAAGACTATCTCAGTCGATCGAGAAGATGATAGTAATGAACATCCTAGCATAATTATTTCGGATTCTCTCTTAAATTTACTTCCCCCTGATAACCCTGAAGAAGCCTTACAAAAATGGTTTAATACCATCAAAAAAAGAGCAAATCAATTTACAATTTGCCCTCTGTGTAATACTCATTGCCCTGAAGGAGAATTAAAACGTTGGGGTTTTTGTGCTATGTGTTTTCAAAAACAAGCCTCTAATAGTTGA
- a CDS encoding 2Fe-2S iron-sulfur cluster-binding protein, with protein sequence MTNIYTVEIINDGQTYTIQVPEDQKILDIAEGENLNLPNSCNAGVCTTCAAKIISGKVEQSEGMGLSPELQAEGYALLCVSYPRSNLKLETGKEDEVYDRQFGKAS encoded by the coding sequence ATGACTAATATTTATACAGTAGAAATTATTAATGACGGTCAAACTTATACTATACAAGTACCTGAAGATCAAAAAATATTAGATATTGCTGAAGGAGAAAACCTTAATTTACCTAATTCTTGTAATGCTGGAGTTTGTACTACCTGTGCCGCTAAAATCATTAGTGGAAAAGTAGAACAAAGTGAAGGTATGGGGTTATCTCCTGAACTACAAGCAGAAGGTTATGCTTTATTATGTGTATCTTATCCCCGTTCTAATTTAAAATTGGAAACAGGTAAAGAAGATGAAGTTTACGATCGACAATTCGGGAAAGCAAGTTAA
- a CDS encoding polysaccharide biosynthesis tyrosine autokinase — translation MAKKNNSNSDEINYQKIDNNFVPSLSMMNQKKDEQIEENNSFSQFFSVFKRRWLIFLTVTFGVTAGVAYWTYQQSPIFQGKFLLLVEKQQEKSDVNNNNNSINGNFSNSSPTAVDYNTEVEILGSPSVLVPILEEVAVKYPDVFDDINLPNLENLTIKQLENTKIIEVAFQNENPEKIKFVLDKIADNYLAKNLADSKNNVNEGLKFVRNQVPQLENKVISLQTNLQNLRQQYNFIDPQAKATELAQQLASLEQEYLSSQIQLQQAQSTYNNLQQQLQLTPEQAIAVNDLSESSKYQSLAKELEELELEIATKSAVFTDISPQMITLNEKKQNLIKLLEEERKKILNKQFGEINDRESVKVSSPNQIRSKLIEEMLSKNNEIKVLETKIDALKKALEELNKSLKQMPTLTRKYTDLQREIQTNTDSLKRFLETREKLELEQAQKTLNWRIVSPPSVKEEPIYPVPVNNLIMGLIGGLILGSITANIVDKLDGIIHSLPQLKELTKQPILGQIPIHKNINSVEDVIRKALPSFNSDSSVSWMSKTPQPQEYSSSYWIESFRNFYTNVRLLGSDSIVNSLVISSPNPTEGKSTISLNLAQTAAAMGQKVLLIDADLRLPQLHRLLDIDNDNGLSHLLATGLDLESVIKDVPQWDNLSVITAGEIPPDPTRLLYSQKMQEIVQQLKNSQTFDLIIYDSPSLLGFSDAKIIAPNTNGLILVVKLGKSDRDSLQQVTEQLKISNVPLLGIVGNGIKYNDHTGYYRSEYHNYYKSHQNQLHSRS, via the coding sequence ATGGCTAAGAAAAATAATTCTAATTCTGATGAGATTAACTATCAAAAAATAGATAATAATTTTGTTCCTTCTTTATCTATGATGAATCAAAAAAAAGATGAACAGATAGAAGAAAATAATAGTTTTTCTCAGTTTTTTTCAGTTTTTAAAAGACGTTGGTTAATATTTTTAACAGTTACATTTGGTGTCACTGCAGGAGTTGCTTATTGGACTTATCAACAATCCCCTATTTTTCAGGGTAAATTTCTTTTATTAGTGGAAAAACAGCAAGAAAAATCCGATGTCAATAACAATAATAATAGTATCAATGGTAATTTTTCTAATTCTTCTCCTACTGCTGTCGATTATAACACCGAAGTAGAAATATTAGGAAGCCCTAGTGTTTTGGTACCAATTTTGGAAGAAGTTGCTGTTAAATATCCCGATGTTTTTGATGATATAAATCTGCCAAATTTAGAGAATTTAACCATTAAACAACTAGAAAATACGAAGATAATAGAAGTTGCATTTCAAAATGAAAATCCTGAGAAAATTAAATTTGTTTTAGATAAAATTGCCGATAATTATTTAGCTAAAAATCTGGCTGACAGTAAAAATAATGTTAATGAAGGTTTAAAATTTGTTCGGAATCAAGTACCTCAATTAGAAAATAAAGTTATATCTTTACAAACTAATTTACAAAATTTAAGACAACAATATAATTTTATTGATCCTCAAGCCAAAGCTACAGAATTAGCACAACAATTAGCTAGTTTAGAACAAGAATATTTATCAAGTCAAATTCAATTACAACAGGCTCAATCTACTTATAATAATTTACAACAGCAATTGCAATTAACTCCAGAACAAGCTATTGCGGTTAATGATTTAAGTGAGTCGTCTAAGTATCAAAGTTTAGCAAAAGAATTGGAAGAATTAGAATTAGAAATAGCGACAAAATCAGCCGTTTTTACTGATATAAGTCCCCAAATGATCACTTTAAATGAAAAGAAACAAAATTTGATTAAATTACTAGAAGAAGAAAGAAAAAAAATTTTAAATAAACAGTTTGGAGAAATTAACGATCGAGAATCAGTAAAAGTATCATCTCCTAATCAAATTCGCTCGAAGTTAATAGAAGAAATGCTCTCAAAAAATAATGAAATAAAGGTATTAGAAACAAAAATTGACGCTCTAAAAAAGGCTTTAGAAGAATTAAATAAAAGTCTAAAACAAATGCCTACTCTCACGAGAAAATATACAGATTTACAGAGAGAAATACAAACAAATACTGACAGTTTAAAACGTTTCCTTGAAACCAGAGAAAAACTAGAATTAGAACAAGCACAAAAAACCCTAAATTGGCGCATTGTAAGTCCTCCATCAGTAAAAGAAGAACCCATTTATCCGGTACCTGTAAACAACTTAATAATGGGTTTAATTGGCGGTTTGATATTAGGTTCAATTACAGCTAATATTGTGGATAAATTAGACGGAATAATTCACTCTTTACCTCAACTAAAAGAATTAACTAAGCAACCGATTTTAGGACAAATTCCCATCCATAAAAATATCAATTCTGTAGAAGATGTGATACGTAAAGCATTGCCTTCTTTTAATTCCGATTCTAGTGTTAGTTGGATGTCAAAAACTCCTCAACCTCAAGAATATTCTTCTTCCTATTGGATAGAGTCTTTTCGTAACTTTTACACTAATGTACGCCTATTAGGTTCAGACTCGATCGTCAATTCTTTAGTAATTAGTTCACCTAATCCCACAGAAGGCAAGTCCACTATAAGTCTAAATTTAGCACAAACAGCGGCGGCTATGGGGCAAAAAGTTCTTTTAATTGATGCTGATTTAAGATTACCTCAATTACACCGACTCTTAGATATAGATAATGACAACGGTTTAAGTCATCTCTTAGCCACAGGATTAGATTTAGAATCAGTAATAAAAGATGTACCTCAATGGGATAATCTGTCTGTAATTACGGCTGGAGAAATACCCCCCGATCCAACAAGGTTACTATACTCCCAGAAAATGCAAGAGATTGTACAACAATTGAAAAATTCCCAAACATTTGATCTTATTATCTATGATAGTCCTTCTTTGTTGGGCTTTTCCGATGCTAAAATTATTGCACCTAATACGAATGGCTTGATTTTAGTCGTGAAATTGGGTAAGAGCGATCGAGATAGCTTACAACAAGTTACAGAACAGTTAAAAATATCTAATGTCCCCTTGTTAGGTATTGTAGGAAATGGCATTAAATATAATGATCATACTGGCTATTATCGTTCAGAATATCATAATTACTATAAATCTCATCAAAATCAGTTACACTCTCGATCGTAA
- a CDS encoding cofactor assembly of complex C subunit B, which yields MTSTFLLTILLMIGLFFFIRGSIKDRTEIVTIACQDNQDNILSYLRDYFQTRSYKVISIEPETNKVSLEGLVSPSVFLTVFLSLLAGSGLFCFALVLSMLFSTETYLFIWLVIFSPLAGFFYWKGARKVEKVVFRLDENNQSTDTLITIQAHRDELIQLQTNFPFNYSVKE from the coding sequence ATGACTTCTACATTTTTATTAACTATTTTACTAATGATTGGGCTATTTTTCTTCATCAGAGGAAGCATCAAAGATCGTACTGAAATTGTTACTATTGCTTGTCAAGATAACCAAGATAATATATTAAGTTATTTGAGAGATTATTTTCAAACAAGATCTTATAAAGTAATCTCGATCGAGCCTGAAACTAATAAAGTTAGTCTGGAAGGTTTAGTATCTCCAAGTGTTTTTTTAACAGTTTTTTTAAGTCTTTTAGCTGGTAGTGGATTATTCTGTTTCGCTTTAGTTTTGTCTATGTTATTTTCCACAGAAACTTACTTATTTATATGGCTAGTAATCTTTTCTCCCTTGGCTGGTTTTTTCTATTGGAAAGGAGCACGAAAAGTAGAAAAAGTAGTTTTTCGTTTAGACGAAAATAATCAGTCCACCGATACTTTAATTACTATTCAAGCACATAGAGATGAGTTAATACAATTACAAACTAATTTTCCCTTTAATTATTCTGTCAAAGAATGA
- a CDS encoding universal stress protein has protein sequence MFETCLICTDYTDGLQRLLSYVDSLAESGLKEITFLHNVPLWEEGQVPRVDEEKIALMKEKFSSSLKSHDDKVKVNLEITSGLATDNILKVINKYRPEFVLLGTSLRSLTEDRIFGSTTMSVIEKIKIPIMILRPQLISVYTSEELDLRCRHLNRCWLVPCYDVDKARYLIEQIKSCAREKCSDIPHKYIILAVIDDVSRSDIIVQNRVKEVETKLNEVKEDLQSLGLEIEVMVKTGNPIVETLDVALIEDISAIAVTDDREYGLLDWTIPSFTQKVLHRSWFPIVFFPFNK, from the coding sequence ATGTTTGAAACTTGTTTAATTTGTACGGATTATACAGACGGCTTGCAAAGACTTTTATCTTATGTGGATTCTTTAGCCGAAAGCGGTTTAAAGGAAATTACTTTTTTACATAATGTGCCTTTATGGGAAGAAGGTCAAGTGCCTAGGGTTGATGAAGAAAAAATTGCGTTAATGAAAGAGAAATTTTCTTCTAGCTTAAAGTCTCACGATGATAAAGTCAAAGTTAATTTAGAAATAACCTCTGGATTAGCAACAGATAACATCTTAAAAGTCATTAACAAATATCGCCCTGAGTTTGTTCTTTTAGGAACTTCTTTAAGAAGTTTGACAGAAGACAGGATTTTTGGTTCTACAACTATGAGTGTGATTGAAAAAATTAAAATCCCCATTATGATTTTACGACCTCAATTGATCTCTGTATATACTTCCGAAGAACTTGATTTGCGGTGTCGTCATTTGAACCGTTGTTGGTTAGTTCCTTGCTATGATGTAGATAAAGCTCGTTATTTGATTGAACAAATTAAAAGTTGTGCTAGGGAAAAATGTTCTGATATTCCTCATAAATACATAATTTTAGCAGTAATTGATGATGTTTCTAGGTCTGATATAATTGTTCAAAATAGAGTAAAAGAAGTAGAGACAAAGTTGAATGAAGTTAAAGAGGATTTACAATCCCTTGGTTTAGAGATAGAAGTTATGGTAAAAACAGGTAATCCTATTGTTGAAACCCTTGACGTAGCTTTAATAGAAGATATTAGTGCCATTGCGGTGACAGACGATCGAGAATATGGTTTACTAGATTGGACAATTCCTAGTTTTACTCAAAAAGTATTACATCGCAGTTGGTTTCCTATTGTTTTCTTCCCTTTTAACAAATAG
- a CDS encoding SLBB domain-containing protein, producing the protein MKTKTILTLILNIPIVLFLSNQTLAQIPNSQQSESLYSANSSNILPTTKAYTLGSGDIINVSVYGLSDQGGEVKVLNDGTISLPLIGTFSIVNKTVQQVHQLLTTEYAKYIKRPVITVTLSAQRPLRLAIAGEVNTPGKYTLNPDLGERKNPKVTDLLEKAGGLTVSANVREIQLRRQETEGEKIYTLDFWQLLQKGDLKQDVDLQDGDVIVIPKQEKINPRESRQLADANFGIKYSQPPNVTIVGEVNRPGAYTIPIDNAPPRLTIALQQSGGIRDMANIQDITVNRITRDGQELNIKVNLLAMLETGDIGKDIVLQDGDTIIVPKAEELSATEAQTIASANFSPKEITVNVVGSVKNPGVLKITPNTSLNTAILASGGFDERRANDRVVQLVRINSNGTATKRDVSVNLSAGVNEESNPILKNNDVIMVGRNGMTEFSDTMGTILAPLGRTFPFLNIFSIFQ; encoded by the coding sequence ATGAAGACCAAAACTATATTAACTCTTATTCTAAACATCCCGATCGTCTTATTTTTATCTAACCAGACTTTAGCACAAATTCCGAACTCACAGCAAAGTGAATCTTTATATTCAGCTAACTCCTCTAATATTTTGCCGACAACGAAAGCCTATACTTTGGGAAGTGGTGACATAATTAACGTTAGTGTGTATGGCTTATCAGATCAAGGTGGTGAAGTGAAGGTACTTAATGATGGTACGATTTCTTTACCCCTTATCGGAACTTTTTCTATTGTCAATAAAACAGTACAACAAGTCCATCAACTTTTAACTACTGAATACGCTAAATATATTAAACGTCCTGTTATCACAGTTACACTTTCAGCACAAAGACCATTACGTTTAGCGATCGCAGGAGAAGTAAATACCCCCGGTAAATATACTCTTAACCCAGACTTAGGGGAGAGAAAAAATCCTAAAGTAACAGACTTGTTAGAAAAAGCAGGAGGCTTAACTGTATCTGCCAACGTGAGAGAAATTCAACTAAGACGACAGGAAACCGAAGGAGAGAAAATTTATACTCTTGACTTTTGGCAACTACTACAAAAAGGGGATTTAAAACAAGATGTTGACTTACAGGACGGAGATGTTATTGTTATTCCTAAGCAAGAAAAAATTAACCCCAGAGAATCCCGTCAACTTGCTGATGCTAACTTTGGTATAAAATACTCACAACCTCCTAACGTTACCATTGTAGGGGAAGTTAATCGTCCGGGTGCTTATACTATTCCTATTGACAATGCACCTCCTAGACTTACGATCGCCTTACAACAAAGTGGCGGTATTAGAGACATGGCAAATATTCAGGATATAACTGTTAATCGTATCACCAGAGATGGTCAGGAACTAAATATTAAAGTTAATCTATTAGCAATGTTAGAAACCGGAGATATAGGCAAAGATATAGTTTTACAGGATGGAGATACCATTATCGTACCAAAAGCGGAAGAATTATCTGCCACCGAAGCCCAAACCATTGCCAGTGCAAATTTTTCACCCAAGGAAATCACCGTTAATGTGGTAGGATCTGTGAAAAATCCGGGTGTATTAAAAATCACGCCTAATACTTCTCTTAATACTGCTATTTTAGCTTCTGGAGGATTTGATGAACGTCGAGCGAACGATCGAGTAGTGCAATTAGTACGAATTAACTCTAATGGTACAGCAACAAAAAGAGATGTATCTGTCAATCTATCCGCAGGAGTGAATGAAGAAAGTAACCCCATCCTAAAAAATAATGATGTGATTATGGTAGGACGTAACGGGATGACAGAATTTAGCGATACAATGGGAACGATATTAGCACCTCTTGGTCGAACATTTCCTTTTCTTAATATATTCAGTATTTTCCAATAA